A genome region from Manihot esculenta cultivar AM560-2 chromosome 5, M.esculenta_v8, whole genome shotgun sequence includes the following:
- the LOC110614845 gene encoding homeobox-leucine zipper protein HAT3, which produces MGEREDSLGLSLSLGAASQPSLKLNLRPIPSQLLQDNHHRISLNDLFHSSDRSSDARPFQRGIDINRIPSLADCDDETGVSSPNSTISSISGKRNEREHIGEETEAERTSCSRGGSDDEDGGAGGDASRKKLRLSKEQSLVLEETFKEHSTLNPKQKLALAKQLNLRPRQVEVWFQNRRARTKLKQTEVDCEYLKKCCENLTQENRRLQKEVQELRALKLSPQLYMHMNPPTTLTMCPSCERVAVSSSSSSASASAAIAASTANPHPQRPVPIKPWTGLGLAIQHRDHNS; this is translated from the exons ATGGGCGAGAGAGAGGACAGTTTGGGTTTGAGTCTCAGCTTGGGTGCCGCAAGTCAGCCCTCTTTGAAGTTAAATCTCAGGCCAATTCCTTCTCAGTTGTTGCAAGATAATCATCACAGGATCTCCCTCAATGATCTCTTTCATTCATCTG ATAGGAGCTCTGATGCGAGGCCCTTTCAAAGAGGGATTGACATTAATCGGATTCCGTCATTGGCCGATTGCGACGACGAAACCGGCGTTTCTTCTCCAAACAGCACGATTTCAAGCATAAGCGGAAAGAGAAATGAGAGAGAACATATTGGAGAGGAAACGGAAGCGGAAAGAACCTCATGTTCTCGTGGCGGCAGCGATGACGAAGATGGCGGTGCCGGGGGAGACGCTTCAAGGAAAAAGCTGAGGCTTTCTAAGGAACAGTCGTTGGTTCTTGAAGAAACCTTCAAGGAGCACAGTACTTTGAATCCT AAGCAAAAGCTGGCCTTGGCGAAGCAGTTGAATCTCAGGCCTAGACAGGTGGAGGTTTGGTTTCAGAACAGGAGGGCAAG GACAAAGCTGAAGCAAACTGAAGTTGATTGCGAGTACTTAAAGAAATGCTGTGAAAATCTAACACAAGAAAACAGGAGGTTGCAGaaggaggttcaagaactcagaGCATTGAAGCTATCTCCACAGCTATACATGCACATGAATCCTCCCACTACTCTCACCATGTGCCCTTCATGTGAACGTGTTGCAgtctcatcatcatcatcatcagcaTCAGCTTCAGCTGCCATTGCAGCATCAACTGCAAATCCCCATCCTCAACGACCAGTGCCCATTAAGCCATGGACAGGACTAGGACTGGCTATCCAGCATCGAGATCATAACTCATAA
- the LOC110614970 gene encoding actin-related protein 2/3 complex subunit 5A isoform X1 — MGGKEEYVEADNAEAIITRIEHKSRKIESLLKQFKSVEALKTALEGSPPNTRDERCKSANWIVVHRAIMAIKDVDGMFSTLDPEYYDILMKYLYRGLSTGDRTTCDQCLRIHEKLTEKAGLGCILRVLADTCEYCLTSSLTAPCV; from the exons ATGGGAGGGAAGGAGGAATATGTAGAGGCAGATAATGCAGAGGCAATAATCACTAGAATCGAACACAAATCTCGCAAGATCGAGAGCTTACTTAAAca GTTCAAATCAGTGGAAGCTCTCAAAACCGCCCTTGAAGGTTCGCCCCCCAATACCCGAGACGAACGATGCAAG TCTGCGAATTGGATAGTGGTGCACAGGGCGATTATGGCCATAAAAGATGTGGATGGGATGTTCTCTACTTTGGACCCTGAGTACTACGATATTCTTATGAA GTACTTGTATAGGGGTTTGTCTACTGGAGATCGAACCACATGCGACCAGTGTCTACGTATACATGAAAAGTTGACAGAGAAAGCTGGCTTGGGTTGCATATTGCGTGTCCTTGCAGACACCTGTGAATACTGTCTGACTTCATCTTTAACTGCTCCATGCGTCTAG
- the LOC110614970 gene encoding actin-related protein 2/3 complex subunit 5A isoform X2 — translation MGGKEEYVEADNAEAIITRIEHKSRKIESLLKQFKSVEALKTALEGSPPNTRDERCKSANWIVVHRAIMAIKDVDGMFSTLDPEYYDILMNWSSSLGVLYALCKNQVKGNVFGAHLCVRMLGKANWWNPKA, via the exons ATGGGAGGGAAGGAGGAATATGTAGAGGCAGATAATGCAGAGGCAATAATCACTAGAATCGAACACAAATCTCGCAAGATCGAGAGCTTACTTAAAca GTTCAAATCAGTGGAAGCTCTCAAAACCGCCCTTGAAGGTTCGCCCCCCAATACCCGAGACGAACGATGCAAG TCTGCGAATTGGATAGTGGTGCACAGGGCGATTATGGCCATAAAAGATGTGGATGGGATGTTCTCTACTTTGGACCCTGAGTACTACGATATTCTTATGAA TTGGTCTTCAAGCCTAGGAGTTTTGTACGCTTTATGCAAAAATCAGGTGAAAGGCAATGTTTTTGGTGCTCATCTTTGTGTTCGTATGTTGGGGAAAGCTAATTGGTGGAATCCCAAGGCTTGA
- the LOC110614349 gene encoding uncharacterized protein LOC110614349 produces the protein MDTHQTRSFNSVPSMADSRSYTKPHFPRQEFQPNHSSVTRHRSYTHVLCKSIFFVLFLIAIPLFPSEAPNFINHSILTKFWELVHLLFIGVAVSYGLFSRRNAEVDFQTHSNNYDYDDSQSSFVSRIFHVSPIFEDGHENSCGSDEKNLYQSWNSQFYRGESDVTVPNGSSAINEVSKTESINFEKETEISLEQDENNVAQAWNSQYFRGESVVLLSQANYGIGEWEKPAQVVGYKPLGLPIRSLKSKIRNSDSAQFSNGSESSPSLIGSPCSSGRSMEEEHFGDLGPSNLEENFDESVSSSAQIPWRSRSGRAEMWERVGSVAGSPLHFRPLSVDETQFESLKSHSFRSTPAFSSQASSISNSPTRLSPSESVCSDSPNSGTLESGKKEDFRASYPHASQSQKTTVNREARLNAFHLRRYSSGSLFQKDLKGTSKDKLKDRGGRKEDPLGSKERGEGSLKLDNNGRKEDSMDSKERGQSSLRLDNNGKKEDSMGSKERGQRSLKLDDNGRKEDSMASKERGQISLKLDNNGRKEDSMGSEESGQSSLRLDNNGRKEDSMGSEEKGQGSLKFDKKPATIVKTPSRGRSVRTIRSGVYSPEPEATKIAEISKTHSDDKAGKGSDEGKAVNTGKNEKKNLDTHYDVPMPTYAKFQKREKDSCLENVDVESENDSESETDSSTPASSDEGTGTDPVRDAGLDPNDSEVDKKAGEFIAKFREQIRLQKVASIERSRRKRMSSKHLS, from the coding sequence ATGGACACTCACCAGACCCGAAGCTTTAACTCGGTTCCATCAATGGCAGATTCAAGATCTTACACGAAGCCCCATTTCCCACGTCAAGAGTTTCAACCAAATCACTCCTCCGTCACCAGACACAGATCCTACACTCATGTCCTCTGTAAGTCTATCTTCTTTGTCCTCTTCCTTATTGCTATTCCTCTCTTCCCTTCGGAAGCTCCTAACTTTATAAACCACTCCATACTCACCAAGTTCTGGGAGCTTGTTCACTTACTCTTCATCGGTGTTGCTGTCTCCTATGGCTTGTTTAGCCGCAGAAATGCTGAAGTGGACTTTCAAACCCATTCCAATAACTATGACTATGACGATTCACAATCATCTTTTGTGTCTAGGATTTTTCATGTTTCCCCGATTTTTGAGGATGGGCATGAAAATTCATGTGGCTCCGATGAGAAAAATTTGTACCAGTCTTGGAATTCTCAGTTCTATAGGGGTGAATCTGATGTTACTGTTCCTAATGGTAGCTCTGCTATTAATGAAGTGAGCAAAACTGAATCGAtcaattttgaaaaagaaaCTGAGATTTCACTTGAGCAAGACGAGAATAATGTTGCTCAAGCTTGGAATTCTCAGTATTTCAGGGGTGAATCAGTGGTTTTATTGTCCCAAGCAAACTACGGAATTGGTGAATGGGAGAAACCAGCGCAAGTAGTCGGTTACAAACCGTTAGGATTGCCGATTAGGAGCTTAAAATCAAAGATTAGAAACTCAGATAGTGCTCAATTTAGTAATGGAAGTGAGTCTAGTCCGAGCTTGATTGGTTCTCCCTGTAGTTCTGGAAGGAGTATGGAAGAGGAACATTTTGGGGATTTGGGCCCCTCAAATCTGGAGGAGAATTTTGATGAAAGTGTTTCCTCGTCCGCTCAAATTCCATGGCGTTCTAGATCTGGAAGGGCAGAAATGTGGGAGAGAGTAGGTTCTGTTGCTGGTAGTCCTTTACATTTTAGGCCTCTCTCAGTTGATGAAACTCAATTTGAATCTCTCAAATCGCATTCTTTCAGGTCTACACCTGCTTTCTCGTCCCAAGCTAGTTCAATATCAAATTCACCAACCAGGCTTTCTCCTTCTGAATCTGTTTGTTCCGATTCACCAAATTCAGGAACACTAGAATCTGGGAAAAAGGAGGATTTTCGTGCATCATATCCTCATGCTTCGCAATCACAAAAAACAACAGTGAATCGCGAGGCTCGACTGAATGCATTTCATTTAAGAAGATACAGTAGTGGCTCTTTGTTCCAAAAGGATTTGAAAGGAACCTCAAAAGATAAATTGAAGGATCGGGGTGGCAGAAAAGAGGATCCATTGGGTAGTAAAGAGAGGGGGGAGGGTTCTTTGAAATTGGATAACAATGGGAGAAAAGAGGATTCAATGGACAGTAAAGAGAGGGGGCAGAGTTCTTTGAGATTGGATAACAATGGCAAAAAAGAGGATTCAATGGGAAGTAAAGAGAGGGGGCAGAGGTCTTTGAAATTGGATGACAATGGCAGAAAAGAGGATTCAATGGCCAGTAAAGAGAGGGGGCAGATTTCTTTGAAATTGGATAACAATGGCAGAAAAGAGGATTCAATGGGTAGTGAAGAGAGTGGGCAGAGTTCTTTGAGATTGGATAACAATGGCAGAAAAGAGGATTCAATGGGCAGTGAAGAGAAGGGGCAGGGTTCTTTAAAATTTGATAAGAAACCTGCTACCATTGTTAAAACTCCATCGAGGGGAAGATCTGTTAGGACTATTAGAAGTGGTGTATACAGCCCAGAACCAGAGGCAACAAAGATTGCAGAAATAAGCAAAACCCACAGTGATGATAAGGCTGGAAAAGGGTCTGATGAAGGAAAAGCAGTAAATACAGGgaaaaatgagaagaaaaatCTTGATACTCACTATGATGTGCCAATGCCAACATATGCAAAATTTCAGAAGAGAGAAAAGGATTCTTGTTTGGAGAATGTTGATGTTGAGTCTGAAAACGATTCAGAGAGCGAGACCGACAGCAGCACTCCAGCAAGCTCAGATGAAGGTACTGGTACTGACCCTGTGAGGGATGCAGGACTTGACCCTAATGATAGTGAAGTTGATAAGAAGGCTGGCGAGTTTATAGCCAAGTTCAGGGAGCAGATTAGACTTCAGAAGGTGGCTTCTATTGAAAGATCAAGAAGGAAGCGCATGAGTAGTAAACATTTAAGTTGA
- the LOC110615172 gene encoding phosphatidylglycerophosphate phosphatase PTPMT1-like isoform X1 — MNIPPMERQYMFTERLVGGAVQQLFSLTLLNTGTTPGAAYGYVRSIRPRVLLASSQWRACSRLLSSQGEGICSIISWKIIDFLTQDETKQDTGLSDDSTFVVVTELDFDGYDVGCETGVVDDKMCGELSLAYRVQFASRAAISRLSCLWL, encoded by the exons ATG AATATACCTCCCATGGAAAGACAATATATGTTCACTGAAAGGCTGGTAGGGGGCGCAGTACAACAATTGTTCTCTCTTACCTT GTTGAACACAGGCACGACTCCCGGTGCTGCATATGGATATGTAAGGTCCATTAGGCCGAGAGTTCTTTTGGCTTCTTCCCAGTGGCGG GCTTGTTCAAGGTTACTATCTTCTCAAGGTGAAGGAATCTGCAGCATCATATCATGGAAAATTATAGATTTTCTAACACAAGACGAGACCAAACAGGACACGGGATTGTCTGATGATAGCACATTTGTGGTGGTAACGGAATTAGATTTTGATGGATATGATGTTGGTTGTGAAACAGGTGTAGTGGATGACAAGATGTGTGGAGAACTTAGCCTGGCCTACAGGGTTCAATTTGCCAGTCGGGCAGCAATTTCCAGACTTTCATGCCTGTGGCTCTAG
- the LOC110615172 gene encoding phosphatidylglycerophosphate phosphatase PTPMT1-like isoform X2, translating into MERQYMFTERLVGGAVQQLFSLTLLNTGTTPGAAYGYVRSIRPRVLLASSQWRACSRLLSSQGEGICSIISWKIIDFLTQDETKQDTGLSDDSTFVVVTELDFDGYDVGCETGVVDDKMCGELSLAYRVQFASRAAISRLSCLWL; encoded by the exons ATGGAAAGACAATATATGTTCACTGAAAGGCTGGTAGGGGGCGCAGTACAACAATTGTTCTCTCTTACCTT GTTGAACACAGGCACGACTCCCGGTGCTGCATATGGATATGTAAGGTCCATTAGGCCGAGAGTTCTTTTGGCTTCTTCCCAGTGGCGG GCTTGTTCAAGGTTACTATCTTCTCAAGGTGAAGGAATCTGCAGCATCATATCATGGAAAATTATAGATTTTCTAACACAAGACGAGACCAAACAGGACACGGGATTGTCTGATGATAGCACATTTGTGGTGGTAACGGAATTAGATTTTGATGGATATGATGTTGGTTGTGAAACAGGTGTAGTGGATGACAAGATGTGTGGAGAACTTAGCCTGGCCTACAGGGTTCAATTTGCCAGTCGGGCAGCAATTTCCAGACTTTCATGCCTGTGGCTCTAG
- the LOC110615665 gene encoding cationic amino acid transporter 9, chloroplastic, whose product MAGCNSISKAPPSWFSQCWSSARRTKTLNFPFDTILAANPSDGLVRRLGLFDLILIGVGASVGAGIFVVTGTVARDAGPGVTISFILAGVSCIFNALCYAELASRFPAVVGGAYLYAYSAFNEITAFLVFGQLMLDYHIGAASIARSLASYVVTILELFPLFRDHIPSWIGHGGQEFLGGTLSINILAPILLALLTVILCWGVGESSMLNSLMTVTKVVIVIIVIFVGAFEVDVSNWSPFAPKGAKAILTGATVVFFAYVGFDAVANSAEEAKRPQRDLPLGIIGSLLICIVLYIGVCLVITGMVPYNLLGEDAPLAEAFKSKGLKYVSVLISIGAVAGLTTTLLVGLYVQSRLYLGLGRDGLLPSIFAKVHPTHHTPIHSQVWVGIVASILGGLFNVHMLSHILSVGSLTGYSVVSACVVTLRWKDKAPSQVSSRWTSAWQEGVICLIIVACCGFGAGLFYRYGASIVFLVVAVVIAVLAAAALYLRQVYTDPPGFSCPWVPIVPVVGIFFNIFLFAQLHHEAWVRFVVLSIIMAAIYAFYGQYNAKPSSDDIVIYQRAPAEATHIH is encoded by the exons ACACTATCCTCGCTGCAAATCCATCCGATGGGCTCGTACGCCGCCTCGGTCTCTTCGATCTTATACTCATCGGGGTCGGTGCCTCCGTCGGCGCCGGTATCTTCGTTGTCACCGGAACCGTCGCTCGCGACGCAGGACCTG GGGTCACAATTAGTTTTATACTGGCTGGAGTATCATGTATATTTAATGCACTCTGTTATGCTGAACTGGCTTCTCGTTTCCCTGCTGTTGTTGGAGGAGCATACTTATATGCATATTCAGCTTTCAATGAAATCACTGCTTTCCTCGTTTTTGGTCAACTGATGCTTGATTACCACATTGGGGCAGCTAGCATAGCACGAAGTTTAGCAAGTTATGTAGTCACAATTTTGGAACTCTTTCCTCTTTTCAGAGATCACATTCCAAGCTGGATTGGACATGGTGGTCAAGAATTCCTTGGAGGAACACTCTCTATCAACATATTAGCACCAATTCTCCTTGCTCTTCTGACTGTAATTCTGTGTTGGGGTGTTGGAGAATCTTCTATGTTGAACTCTCTCATGACTGTGACAAAG GTTGTTATCGTTATTATTGTCATCTTTGTGGGTGCTTTTGAGGTTGATGTTTCAAATTGGTCTCCTTTTGCTCCAAAGGGTGCTAAAGCAATATTGACCGGTGCAACTGTTGTATTTTTTGCATATGTTGGGTTTGATGCTGTTGCAAATTCAGCTGAAGAAGCAAAGAGACCACAG CGGGATTTGCCACTGGGCATCATAGGAAGCCTTTTAATATGCATTGTCTTGTATATTGGAGTTTGTTTAGTGATCACTGGGATGGTACCTTACAATCTCCTTGGTGAAGATGCTCCTTTGGCTGAGGCCTTCAAGTCCAAGGGCTTGAAGTATGTTTCTGTTTTAATCAGCATAGGTGCTGTTGCTGGACTTACAACCACTCTTTTAGTTGGCCTTTATGTTCAG TCTCGGTTGTACCTGGGGCTTGGAAGGGATGGTCTACTGCCTTCAATATTTGCTAAAGTGCACCCAACACACCATACTCCTATCCATTCTCAAGTTTGGGTTGGTATTGTTGCCAGCATTTTGGGGGGATTATTTAATGTGCACATGCTTTCACACATTCTTTCTGTCGGCTCATTG ACAGGTTATTCTGTTGTTTCAGCTTGTGTAGTAACTCTGCGCTGGAAGGATAAGGCACCGAGTCAAGTTTCCTCAAGGTGGACTTCAGCCTGGCAGGAAGGTGTCATTTGCCTTATCATAGTTGCCTGCTGTGGCTTCGGTGCTGGTCTCTTTTATCGATATGGTGCTTCAATTGTGTTTTTGGTTGTAGCAGTTGTTATAGCTGTACTTGCTGCTGCAGCTCTTTACTTACGCCAA GTTTACACAGATCCTCCTGGGTTTTCTTGTCCTTGGGTTCCAATTGTGCCAGTTGTTGGCATCTTCTTCAATATCTTCCTGTTTGCTCAG CTGCACCATGAAGCATGGGTAAGATTCGTTGTCCTTAGCATCATCATGGCGGCAATATATGCATTTTATGGGCAATATAATGCTAAACCAAGTTCAGATGACATAGTTATTTACCAGAGAGCTCCTGCGGAAGCAACACATATTCATTAG